In one window of Haloimpatiens sp. FM7315 DNA:
- a CDS encoding IS3 family transposase: MELNKSGYSISQLCNCAKICRSSYYKWLNRKETQRDIENKQILNEIIKIYTEVKGIYGYRRITLNLNKTLKSSYNHKRIYRLMKSINISSIIRKKRKRYVYSTPQITAENLLAREFTTEKINEKWLTDVTEFKLTNGTKAYLSAILDLGDNSIISYVLGTSNNNKLVFDTLDKAIITNPTATPLFHSDRGFQYTSKSFKVKLDAINAKQSMSRVGRCIDNGPMEGFWGILKSEMYYLEKFHTYEDLEKAIDEYIKFYNTKRIQKAERHGSA, encoded by the coding sequence ATGGAACTTAACAAATCGGGATATTCAATATCACAATTATGCAACTGCGCAAAGATTTGTAGATCTTCTTATTATAAATGGTTAAATAGAAAAGAGACACAAAGAGATATCGAAAATAAACAGATTTTGAATGAAATCATTAAAATATATACAGAAGTAAAAGGTATCTATGGCTATAGAAGAATAACTTTGAACTTAAATAAGACTTTAAAATCTAGTTACAATCACAAACGTATTTATAGGCTAATGAAATCTATTAATATATCTTCTATAATTCGCAAGAAGAGAAAAAGATATGTTTATAGCACACCTCAAATAACTGCTGAAAATTTATTAGCTAGAGAATTTACAACTGAAAAGATTAACGAAAAATGGTTAACTGATGTTACAGAATTCAAATTAACTAATGGAACAAAAGCATATTTAAGTGCAATTTTGGATCTTGGAGACAATAGCATTATTTCGTATGTATTAGGAACTTCTAATAATAATAAATTAGTTTTTGATACGTTAGATAAAGCTATTATAACTAATCCGACGGCAACGCCACTATTTCATAGTGATCGCGGATTTCAATACACAAGTAAGAGTTTTAAAGTTAAATTAGATGCAATTAATGCAAAACAAAGTATGTCTAGAGTTGGTAGATGTATTGATAATGGACCTATGGAAGGTTTTTGGGGAATATTAAAATCTGAAATGTATTACTTAGAAAAGTTTCATACTTATGAAGATCTTGAAAAAGCTATAGATGAATATATAAAATTTTATAATACAAAAAGAATACAAAAAGCTGAAAGGCATGGCTCCGCTTGA
- a CDS encoding GTP-binding protein translates to MKKINLYLLTGFLGSGKTTFLKEALEHLKNEKVGVIMNEFGKIGIDGTLIKRNGMELLEINRGSIFCSCLKLSFASAMIEMAERDMDYLFVESSGLSDPSNVDDILEGVASVKGEVYEYKAAICLVDAPNFLKQIEDEDLETVKRQLKHCHMAIVNKVDLVDDKTLKKVLDKISEINDKAAIEIASFGNISFDFLNKDLMKNQWAQSEDTTNTKDNKPKTLSLTYDGDITKSKLTEFLDKISSKAYRIKGFFKLEDGVNQVDVVNERIDYKLSSTENAESKLVIISKIGPNIIKPIFSAWEETVGTKMKLSN, encoded by the coding sequence GTGAAAAAAATTAATTTATATCTTTTAACTGGTTTTTTAGGATCTGGGAAGACAACTTTTTTGAAAGAGGCTTTAGAACATTTAAAGAATGAAAAAGTTGGGGTTATAATGAATGAATTTGGTAAAATAGGTATTGATGGAACTTTAATTAAAAGAAATGGAATGGAGCTTTTGGAGATAAATAGGGGATCTATATTTTGTTCCTGTTTAAAGCTATCTTTTGCATCCGCTATGATTGAGATGGCAGAAAGGGATATGGATTACTTATTTGTTGAAAGTTCGGGACTTTCGGACCCTTCAAATGTAGATGATATATTAGAGGGAGTAGCTTCCGTTAAAGGAGAAGTATATGAATATAAAGCTGCTATATGTCTTGTGGACGCTCCTAATTTTTTAAAGCAAATTGAAGATGAAGATTTAGAAACCGTTAAAAGGCAACTAAAACACTGTCATATGGCTATAGTTAATAAAGTAGATCTTGTAGATGATAAGACACTTAAAAAAGTTTTAGATAAGATTTCTGAGATAAATGACAAGGCAGCTATAGAGATTGCATCTTTTGGAAATATATCTTTTGATTTTTTAAATAAAGATTTAATGAAAAATCAGTGGGCCCAAAGTGAAGATACAACTAATACTAAGGATAATAAGCCTAAAACTTTAAGTTTAACCTATGATGGAGATATAACTAAAAGCAAATTAACAGAATTTCTAGATAAAATATCTAGTAAGGCTTATAGAATCAAAGGATTTTTTAAACTTGAGGATGGTGTAAATCAGGTAGATGTAGTTAACGAAAGAATTGATTATAAATTATCAAGCACCGAAAATGCAGAGTCAAAGCTTGTTATAATATCAAAAATAGGCCCTAATATTATAAAACCTATTTTTAGTGCCTGGGAAGAAACTGTTGGAACAAAGATGAAGCTAAGCAATTAA
- a CDS encoding type I restriction-modification system subunit M, whose product MSNNIQSITNKLWAMANELRGTMDASEYKNYILAFMFYRYLSEHQEEYLLKNNVIDVIEGESINESYNSQVDESELQDYLEDISASLGYAIAPMDTWQSLIDKINDSQVIPSDYQTIFDNFNKNAELNKEAVKDFRGIFNDINLGDSRLGNSTNERAKSLNGIVKLVDSIEYKGNDGKDILGEIYEYLIGQFAASAGKKGGEFYTPHQVSKILAKLVTEGVEKSDELFSVYDPTMGSGSLLLTVGQELPKGTPIKYFGQELNTTTYNLARMNLMMHGVSYNNMVLSNADTLERDWPDGEDAKGIDHPRSFDAVVANPPYSAKWDNDETKLKDPRFSEYGKLAPASKADYAFILHSIYHLNKMGTMAIVLPHGVLFRGAAEGKIREALIGKNYLDTIIGLPANLFYGTSIPTVILVLKKNRENKDILFIDASKDFEKSKNQNNLRDEDIDKIIKAYKVRKDVEKYAHLASIEEIRENDFNLNIPRYVDTFEEEEPIDLEEINKLLKQDNKEIAELEAKINEQLKILGLNI is encoded by the coding sequence ATGAGCAATAATATACAATCAATTACTAATAAATTATGGGCAATGGCAAATGAATTACGTGGAACCATGGATGCATCAGAGTACAAAAATTACATATTGGCATTTATGTTTTATAGATACCTATCAGAACATCAAGAGGAGTATTTGTTAAAGAATAATGTTATTGATGTTATAGAGGGGGAGTCTATTAATGAATCCTACAATTCACAAGTAGATGAGTCAGAGCTTCAAGATTATCTAGAGGATATTTCAGCAAGTTTAGGATATGCAATTGCTCCAATGGATACATGGCAGTCGCTAATTGATAAAATTAATGATTCACAAGTTATTCCAAGTGACTATCAAACTATTTTTGATAATTTTAATAAAAATGCAGAATTAAATAAAGAAGCTGTAAAAGATTTTCGTGGTATATTCAATGATATTAATTTAGGAGATTCTCGTCTTGGAAACTCTACAAATGAACGTGCTAAATCACTTAATGGCATAGTAAAGTTAGTTGATAGTATTGAATACAAAGGTAATGATGGAAAAGACATTTTAGGTGAAATATACGAATACTTAATTGGTCAATTTGCTGCTAGTGCTGGTAAAAAGGGTGGGGAATTCTATACACCACATCAAGTAAGTAAGATTTTAGCCAAATTAGTAACAGAAGGTGTAGAAAAATCAGATGAATTATTTAGTGTATATGACCCAACAATGGGATCAGGTTCTTTATTACTTACTGTAGGTCAAGAATTACCAAAAGGCACTCCTATTAAGTATTTTGGTCAGGAATTGAATACAACTACATATAACTTAGCACGTATGAATTTAATGATGCATGGGGTATCTTATAACAATATGGTATTAAGTAATGCTGATACTTTGGAAAGGGATTGGCCAGATGGTGAAGATGCAAAAGGCATTGATCACCCACGTAGCTTTGATGCAGTAGTGGCAAATCCACCATATTCTGCAAAATGGGATAATGATGAGACTAAATTAAAGGATCCACGTTTTAGTGAATATGGAAAGTTAGCACCAGCATCAAAGGCAGATTACGCTTTTATACTGCATAGTATATACCATTTAAATAAGATGGGAACAATGGCTATTGTACTGCCACATGGAGTTTTATTTAGAGGTGCGGCAGAAGGAAAAATAAGGGAAGCTTTAATTGGCAAGAATTATCTTGATACAATAATTGGATTGCCAGCAAATTTGTTTTATGGAACAAGTATTCCAACAGTAATTTTAGTGCTAAAAAAGAATCGTGAAAATAAAGATATATTATTTATTGATGCAAGTAAGGATTTTGAAAAAAGTAAAAATCAAAATAATTTAAGAGATGAAGATATTGATAAAATAATAAAAGCATATAAGGTACGTAAAGATGTAGAAAAGTATGCTCATTTAGCATCTATTGAGGAAATTAGAGAAAATGATTTTAATTTAAACATACCACGTTATGTGGATACTTTTGAGGAAGAGGAACCAATTGATTTAGAAGAAATAAATAAGCTTTTAAAGCAAGATAATAAGGAAATTGCTGAGCTTGAAGCGAAGATTAATGAACAATTAAAGATTTTAGGTTTGAATATTTAA
- the rhuM gene encoding RhuM family protein, producing MVVSILENTTKHGAIEGKTQTKQVKFYNLDAIISVGYRVNSQKATKFRIWATDILKDYIKKGFKIDVERMKQGENVFGKDYFHELLETVRSIRASERRIWQQITDVFAEISYDYDKNSEITKKFYATVQNKFHFAITGKTAAEIIYNNADRYKEHMGLTTWKNSPNGRILKSDVVVAKNYLSEKQIRSLERNVSSYFDYVERLLEDERLISMEDFTVSIDEFLKFNRYEILKGHGHISNSTAKEKAIGEYKEFNKNQKIVSDFDKELRRIRGDISGKK from the coding sequence GTGGTTGTTTCCATTTTGGAAAATACCACAAAGCATGGAGCTATAGAAGGAAAAACTCAAACAAAACAAGTCAAGTTTTATAATTTAGATGCTATAATTTCAGTTGGTTACCGTGTTAATTCTCAAAAAGCAACAAAGTTTAGAATATGGGCTACTGATATTTTGAAAGACTATATCAAAAAAGGATTTAAGATTGATGTTGAGCGAATGAAGCAAGGTGAGAATGTTTTCGGTAAAGATTATTTCCATGAGTTACTTGAAACTGTACGTTCAATTAGGGCAAGTGAACGTAGAATTTGGCAACAAATCACAGATGTGTTTGCAGAAATTTCATATGACTACGATAAAAATTCAGAAATAACAAAAAAATTTTATGCAACTGTTCAAAACAAATTTCATTTTGCCATAACTGGTAAAACAGCTGCAGAAATTATTTATAATAATGCAGACAGATATAAAGAGCATATGGGGCTCACTACTTGGAAGAACTCTCCTAATGGCCGGATTTTAAAGTCTGATGTAGTTGTGGCTAAAAATTACTTGTCGGAAAAGCAAATTCGTAGCCTTGAACGTAACGTCTCATCATATTTTGATTATGTTGAGCGACTTCTTGAAGATGAAAGGTTGATTTCCATGGAAGATTTTACGGTAAGTATTGATGAGTTTTTGAAATTTAATCGGTATGAAATCTTAAAAGGTCATGGACATATTTCTAATAGCACTGCTAAAGAAAAGGCAATAGGAGAATATAAGGAGTTTAATAAAAATCAAAAAATAGTTTCTGATTTTGATAAAGAGCTCAGAAGGATTAGAGGAGATATAAGTGGAAAAAAATAA
- a CDS encoding NAD-dependent protein deacylase: MENKIEKLKEIVKESCNLVFFGGAGCSCESGIPDFRSSNGIFNQKLNITFSPEQLVSHSFYMRYPEEFFNFYKEKLIYPEAKPNSGHIALAKLEEMGKLKAIITQNIDGLHQKAGSKNVFELHGSVNRNYCVKCHEFYDVKFILESVGVPTCTKCGGTVKPDVVLYEEALNETVIRSAVDAISKADTLIIGGTSLVVYPAAGLINYFKGKNVILINKSATFADNRADLVINDNIGKVLGALIEN, from the coding sequence ATGGAAAATAAAATAGAAAAATTAAAAGAAATAGTAAAGGAAAGTTGTAACCTAGTGTTTTTTGGTGGGGCTGGTTGTAGCTGTGAGAGTGGCATACCGGATTTTAGAAGCTCTAATGGAATATTCAATCAAAAATTAAATATTACTTTTTCCCCAGAACAGCTAGTATCACATTCCTTCTATATGAGATATCCTGAAGAGTTTTTTAATTTTTATAAAGAAAAGTTAATATATCCAGAGGCTAAGCCTAATAGTGGTCACATAGCTTTAGCTAAACTTGAAGAAATGGGAAAGTTAAAGGCTATAATAACACAAAATATAGATGGATTGCATCAAAAGGCAGGAAGTAAAAATGTTTTTGAACTTCACGGCTCGGTAAATAGGAACTATTGTGTTAAATGCCATGAATTTTACGATGTGAAATTTATATTAGAATCTGTTGGTGTTCCAACCTGTACTAAATGCGGTGGAACAGTTAAACCTGATGTGGTACTTTATGAGGAAGCTTTAAATGAGACTGTAATTAGATCAGCGGTAGATGCAATTTCAAAGGCAGATACATTAATAATAGGAGGAACTTCTCTTGTAGTTTATCCAGCAGCGGGGCTTATAAACTATTTCAAGGGTAAAAATGTCATTCTTATAAATAAAAGTGCAACTTTTGCAGATAATAGAGCAGACCTAGTTATAAACGATAATATTGGAAAAGTTCTTGGAGCTTTAATTGAAAACTAA
- a CDS encoding MTH895/ArsE family thioredoxin-like protein, with protein sequence MQRLLDFFKILSDETRLRIILLLWNKSLCVCELCNILDLSQPKVSRHLAKLRDSGIVKDSRQGQWIFYNLDLEDEVRKNAIEDIIKNIGKYPILYGDSEKFRKRTVDYKVLCKKIESKGESFMNIKILGAGCDKCSKLEENVKEALKELKIEASVEKVEDLKSIMAYGVMTTPALVVDEKVKAVGRILSKDEIKKYL encoded by the coding sequence TTGCAGAGATTACTTGATTTTTTCAAAATTCTATCTGATGAAACTAGACTTAGAATTATACTGCTTTTGTGGAATAAGTCTTTATGTGTTTGCGAGCTTTGCAATATCTTAGATTTATCTCAACCTAAGGTGTCTAGACATTTGGCAAAATTAAGAGATTCAGGAATTGTAAAAGACTCAAGACAAGGGCAGTGGATTTTTTATAATCTGGATTTGGAAGATGAGGTTAGGAAAAATGCTATTGAGGACATAATAAAAAACATAGGTAAATATCCAATTTTATACGGTGATTCTGAGAAATTTAGAAAAAGAACCGTAGATTATAAAGTGCTTTGTAAAAAAATAGAAAGTAAAGGAGAGAGTTTTATGAATATTAAAATTTTAGGTGCAGGCTGTGATAAGTGTTCAAAATTAGAGGAAAATGTTAAGGAGGCTTTAAAGGAATTAAAAATTGAAGCTTCAGTTGAAAAAGTTGAAGATCTAAAAAGCATTATGGCCTATGGAGTTATGACAACTCCTGCTTTAGTTGTGGATGAAAAAGTAAAGGCAGTTGGAAGAATCTTGTCAAAAGATGAGATAAAAAAATATTTATAA
- a CDS encoding transposase, translating to MARKTKISYEIKIKFVEEYLKGNISQKRIAKELGLNRSSIQEWIRKYKISDPKGLRTTEKNSYYNSDLKLSAVKDYINGIGSLADICLKYSISNKSVLRKWLNKYNKCHKTYKSHNNKGDRIMTNGRKTTYEERIEIVAFCIANANDYKLTANKYNVSYQQVYTWINKYKQGGYNTLVDRRGKHKNIEELSESEKIATQLKLLEAENRRLKMENDFLKKLEEIQRR from the coding sequence ATGGCAAGAAAAACAAAGATATCATATGAAATTAAAATTAAATTTGTAGAAGAATATTTAAAGGGAAATATCTCTCAGAAGCGTATAGCCAAAGAACTGGGATTAAATAGAAGCAGCATCCAAGAATGGATACGTAAATATAAAATCTCCGACCCAAAAGGATTAAGAACTACTGAGAAGAATTCATATTATAATTCTGACCTTAAGCTTAGTGCAGTTAAAGATTACATTAATGGAATTGGTTCATTAGCAGATATATGTTTAAAATATAGTATTTCTAATAAGAGTGTTCTCAGAAAGTGGTTAAACAAGTATAATAAATGTCATAAAACATATAAATCTCATAATAACAAAGGAGATCGGATTATGACTAACGGAAGAAAAACTACATACGAAGAAAGAATTGAAATAGTTGCATTTTGTATTGCTAACGCTAACGATTATAAATTAACTGCTAATAAATATAATGTTTCTTATCAACAAGTATATACTTGGATTAATAAATATAAGCAAGGTGGATATAATACGCTAGTCGATAGACGCGGTAAACATAAAAACATCGAAGAATTAAGTGAATCAGAAAAAATTGCTACACAATTAAAGCTTCTAGAAGCTGAGAATAGACGTTTAAAAATGGAGAATGATTTCTTAAAAAAGTTAGAAGAAATCCAAAGGAGGTAG
- a CDS encoding restriction endonuclease subunit S gives MEKNKNKPKLRFPEFTEPWEQRKLGEIGEFKNGMNFGKEAMGHGHPFVNLQDIFGKNIVDDSNLGLAESSENQRKEYCLNKGDILFIRSSVKPEGVGEAALVPRDFLDTTYSGFIIRFRPKVKVADKFKKFVFSTKEIRNQIMASATSSANTNINQDSLQKIQLKLPDNEEQEKIGAFFDNIDNLITLHQRKLNHLQDKKKGLLQKMFPKNGESFPELRFQGFTDPWEQRKLGEISDKVTEKNIKNNYYETLTNSAEFGIVSQRDFFDKEISNAKNLDGYYVVKNDDFVYNPRISNYAPVGPIKRNKLGRNGVMSPLYYVFRTHDIDKTYLEHYFGSTRWHNFMKLNGDSGARADRFAIKDSVLREMPIPYPTLEEQSKVGGFLDRLTDLITLHQRKLQHLQKQKKGLLQQMFI, from the coding sequence GTGGAAAAAAATAAGAATAAACCAAAGCTAAGATTTCCAGAATTTACCGAACCTTGGGAACAGCGTAAGTTAGGAGAGATTGGAGAATTCAAAAATGGTATGAACTTTGGAAAAGAAGCAATGGGACATGGACATCCATTTGTAAATTTACAAGATATATTCGGAAAAAATATTGTAGATGATTCTAACTTGGGGCTTGCGGAAAGTTCAGAGAATCAAAGAAAAGAATATTGTCTAAATAAAGGTGATATACTTTTTATTCGATCTTCTGTAAAACCAGAAGGCGTTGGTGAGGCTGCCTTAGTACCCCGTGACTTTCTCGATACTACTTATTCTGGATTCATTATTCGATTTCGTCCGAAGGTTAAAGTGGCTGATAAGTTTAAGAAATTTGTATTTTCAACCAAAGAGATTAGGAATCAAATTATGGCCAGTGCAACAAGTTCAGCAAACACAAATATTAATCAAGATTCATTGCAAAAAATTCAGTTGAAATTACCAGATAATGAGGAACAAGAAAAAATAGGTGCATTTTTTGATAATATTGACAACCTTATCACCCTTCATCAGCGTAAGTTAAATCACTTACAAGATAAGAAGAAAGGCTTACTTCAAAAAATGTTTCCTAAAAATGGTGAGAGTTTTCCAGAACTTCGTTTTCAGGGATTTACTGACCCTTGGGAACAGCGTAAGTTGGGGGAGATTTCGGATAAAGTGACAGAAAAGAATATTAAAAATAACTATTATGAAACCTTAACAAACTCTGCGGAATTTGGAATTGTTTCACAAAGAGATTTCTTTGATAAAGAGATTTCTAATGCTAAAAATCTAGATGGATATTATGTAGTTAAAAATGATGATTTTGTTTATAACCCAAGAATCTCTAATTATGCACCTGTTGGACCTATCAAACGTAATAAACTAGGCAGAAATGGTGTAATGTCGCCTTTGTATTATGTGTTTCGTACGCATGATATTGACAAAACTTATTTAGAACATTACTTTGGCTCAACTAGGTGGCATAACTTTATGAAGCTGAATGGAGATTCTGGAGCAAGAGCAGATCGATTTGCAATTAAAGATTCAGTTTTAAGAGAAATGCCAATTCCGTACCCAACTTTGGAAGAACAATCAAAGGTAGGAGGATTTCTTGATAGATTAACAGACCTTATCACCCTTCATCAGCGTAAGTTACAGCATTTACAAAAGCAAAAGAAGGGACTTTTACAACAGATGTTTATATAA
- a CDS encoding restriction endonuclease subunit S has protein sequence MKKLMKLVKLVSGSPQFRITEVFDEKTPLFTYYSQTNLTDDLVGIISKTADNKQIRTKDKLNTLCDGDVVFSLITGVATIVRKEHEGYIYTQNYVKLVPGDKIDSKFLVYLINENKTIKKQFMLGLQGSHVLKYTIKQLKELEIPKIPCIDKQKIIGQVYFNQLRVQALRNRAAELETKIRLSKLEGVWDK, from the coding sequence ATGAAAAAATTAATGAAATTAGTTAAATTAGTAAGTGGATCTCCTCAGTTTAGAATTACTGAAGTGTTTGATGAAAAAACACCGCTTTTTACTTATTATAGTCAAACAAATTTAACAGATGATTTAGTGGGCATTATTTCAAAAACTGCAGACAATAAACAAATTAGGACCAAGGATAAATTAAATACCCTATGTGATGGTGATGTAGTATTTAGTTTAATCACAGGAGTTGCAACGATAGTAAGAAAAGAGCATGAGGGATATATTTATACACAAAACTACGTTAAGTTAGTACCTGGGGATAAAATTGATTCAAAGTTTTTGGTTTATCTTATTAATGAAAACAAAACAATCAAGAAACAGTTTATGTTAGGATTGCAAGGTTCTCATGTTTTAAAATATACTATAAAACAACTTAAAGAGCTTGAAATACCAAAAATACCTTGTATAGATAAGCAAAAAATTATAGGGCAAGTTTATTTTAATCAGTTAAGGGTACAAGCACTTAGAAATAGAGCAGCAGAACTTGAAACAAAAATAAGATTGTCCAAGTTAGAGGGGGTATGGGATAAATGA
- a CDS encoding phospholipase D-like domain-containing protein, whose protein sequence is MIEIINKPINDLFYNLVSDSKKTIRLCAPYVKQDIVNNIYVNKRESVKIDFISNFSVPNFYKRASDIEAFKTVMKWEDKVYNCQKLHAKFYIFDDKYSIITSSNLTSSGFKKNLEYGVFINDTDLVNKTLIDFKIICDDKNTGKINSQKVIHIEKILKNLPIYKDIDFENYNKHTEVDDILDVDIELIKRSLNSWKRTTFEVVDIIEKNEFSLDDIYVYEESFSKKYPNNNTIKASIRRNLQELRDLGLIKFLGTGKYKKLWSSQK, encoded by the coding sequence TTGATTGAAATAATAAATAAACCTATAAATGATTTGTTTTATAATTTGGTGTCAGATAGTAAAAAAACCATAAGGTTATGTGCGCCTTATGTAAAACAGGATATAGTAAATAATATATATGTAAATAAAAGGGAAAGTGTAAAAATAGATTTCATCTCTAATTTTAGTGTTCCTAACTTTTATAAAAGAGCATCAGATATAGAGGCCTTTAAAACTGTAATGAAATGGGAAGACAAGGTGTATAATTGTCAAAAACTTCATGCTAAGTTTTATATTTTTGATGATAAATATTCAATTATAACTTCATCAAATTTAACATCATCAGGATTTAAAAAGAATCTTGAATATGGGGTTTTTATAAATGATACTGATTTAGTTAATAAAACTCTTATAGACTTTAAAATCATTTGTGATGATAAAAATACAGGAAAAATAAATTCTCAAAAGGTTATACATATTGAAAAGATATTAAAAAATCTGCCTATATATAAAGATATAGATTTTGAAAATTATAATAAACATACTGAAGTAGATGATATTTTAGATGTTGATATAGAATTAATAAAAAGAAGTTTAAATAGTTGGAAAAGAACTACATTTGAAGTTGTTGATATTATAGAAAAGAATGAATTTTCATTAGATGATATTTATGTTTATGAAGAGAGTTTTTCAAAAAAGTATCCTAATAATAATACAATAAAGGCTAGTATAAGAAGAAATCTACAAGAGTTAAGAGATTTAGGATTAATCAAATTTTTAGGAACCGGAAAGTATAAAAAATTGTGGAGTAGTCAAAAGTAG
- a CDS encoding LysM peptidoglycan-binding domain-containing protein, with amino-acid sequence MKGLNFKRTNLRWLKLYWSKIIISFCTIFIVSAVSYTVYNYLTPISNAEVNSENSSKSDFSGEFVDYNKEDESKKDTVEPFSLSEEDVKVSQNENNINSSEKNTVSENSEDKNKAKIPLENNQTTNENTVNYTVQKGDTLFSISRKYMPYKNTKEAINLIKDSNGLKDEYTIKQGQILSIPTYNSEVADNPNISESIDTLNYRVKYGDTLFSIAKNYMTWCDPKEGVSEIIELNKIQDASLIKEGSSLVIPCNSGE; translated from the coding sequence ATGAAAGGTTTAAATTTTAAAAGAACAAATTTAAGATGGCTTAAATTGTATTGGAGTAAAATAATAATTTCATTTTGTACAATATTTATAGTATCCGCTGTATCATATACTGTTTATAATTATCTTACACCTATTTCAAATGCTGAGGTAAACAGTGAAAATAGCAGTAAAAGCGATTTTTCAGGTGAATTTGTAGATTATAATAAGGAAGATGAATCAAAAAAAGACACTGTAGAACCTTTTTCTCTTTCAGAAGAGGATGTTAAAGTTAGTCAAAATGAAAACAATATAAACTCCAGTGAAAAGAACACTGTTTCTGAAAATAGTGAAGACAAAAATAAAGCTAAAATACCTTTAGAAAATAACCAAACTACCAATGAAAACACTGTAAACTACACAGTGCAAAAAGGAGATACCTTGTTTAGCATATCAAGAAAGTATATGCCTTATAAGAATACAAAAGAAGCAATAAATCTAATTAAAGATTCCAATGGATTAAAAGATGAATACACCATAAAACAAGGACAAATACTATCAATTCCAACCTATAATTCTGAGGTAGCAGATAATCCTAACATTTCAGAAAGCATAGATACTCTTAATTATAGAGTTAAATATGGAGATACTTTGTTTAGTATAGCAAAGAATTATATGACTTGGTGTGACCCTAAAGAAGGCGTATCTGAAATTATAGAGCTAAATAAAATTCAAGATGCAAGTTTAATTAAAGAAGGATCAAGCCTTGTAATACCTTGTAATTCAGGTGAATAA
- a CDS encoding ABC transporter ATP-binding protein, with amino-acid sequence MNLLEVKSISKTYGSGEAAVNALKNVSFSVPKGEFVAIVGESGSGKSTLLNMVGALDTPTCGKVFIDGKDIFSMKDKNLTIFRRRNIGFIFQGFNLIPELNVEQNIMFPVLLDYQKPDQNYLEELLKVLNLKERRHHLPSQLSGGQQQRVAIGRALITRPSLILADEPTGNLDTKNTSEVISLLKEAAKKYEQTIVMITHSKSIAQTADRVLKVSDGVLTDFGRCSQ; translated from the coding sequence ATGAATTTATTAGAAGTTAAATCAATTTCTAAAACTTACGGCAGCGGTGAAGCTGCTGTTAACGCATTAAAAAATGTTAGCTTTTCCGTTCCAAAAGGCGAATTTGTAGCAATTGTCGGAGAATCTGGCTCTGGCAAAAGTACACTTTTGAATATGGTAGGTGCACTTGATACGCCTACTTGCGGTAAGGTATTTATTGATGGTAAGGATATTTTTTCTATGAAAGATAAAAACCTTACAATATTTCGCCGCAGAAATATTGGATTTATTTTTCAAGGTTTTAATCTGATTCCAGAATTGAATGTTGAACAAAACATCATGTTTCCAGTACTACTTGATTATCAAAAACCCGATCAAAACTATCTTGAAGAACTACTTAAGGTGCTCAATTTAAAAGAAAGACGCCACCATTTACCAAGTCAATTATCTGGTGGGCAACAGCAGCGTGTTGCAATAGGCCGTGCACTTATTACTAGACCTTCCCTTATACTTGCAGACGAACCAACAGGTAATCTCGATACAAAAAACACCAGTGAAGTAATCTCTCTACTAAAGGAAGCCGCTAAAAAGTATGAGCAAACCATTGTTATGATTACTCACAGTAAAAGCATCGCACAAACTGCAGATAGAGTACTTAAAGTCTCTGATGGTGTCCTTACAGATTTTGGGAGGTGTAGTCAATGA